In Corynebacterium aquilae DSM 44791, the genomic stretch GACGGAGTCGGCCTTGACGGAGCCACCGTAGAGGATGCGCATGCCGGCGGCGACGTCGTCGTTAGCGAGTTCGGCGATGGTTTCGCGGATGGCTTTGCAGACCTCTTGTGCATCGGCGGCGGAGGCAACTTTGCCGGTGCCGATGGCCCATACGGGCTCGTAGGCGATGACGGTCTTGGCCAGGTCCTCGGCGTTCAGGCCGGCAAGCGAGGCTTTGGTTTGGGTGACCACGTAGTCGACGTGGGTGCCGGCTTCGCGAATGTCGAGGGGTTCGCCGACGCAGACGATGGGGCTGATGCCGTTGTCGAGGGCGGCGCGGGCTTTGGCGGCGACGAGTTCGTCGGTTTCGTGGTGGTATTCGCGACGCTCGGAGTGTCCGACGACAACCCAGGTGCAGCCGAGCTTGTTGAGCATTTCGCCGGAGATTTCGCCGGTGTATGCGCCGGAGGCGTGCTGGGAGAGGTCCTGTGCGCCGTAGGTGATCTGCAGGGAGTCTGCTTCGATGAGGGTTTGGACGCTGCGCAGGTCGGTAAACGGTACGGTGACGGCGACGTCGACCTTTTCGTAGTATTCCTTGGGCAGTGCGAAGGCGAGTTTTTGGACGGTGTGGACGGCCTCAAGGTGGTTGAGGTTCATTTTCCAGTTGCCGGCGATCAGCGGTTTACGTGCCATAGGTGGTCACTTGTCCTTGTGTTGGGGGTTGGGGTGTGGGTTTGGTGGGCGGGCCCCGATGCCCGTTGGTGGGTGTGGGGCCCGCGTGGTGTGGGTGGGGTGCTTACTCGGAGAGCACTGCCACGCCGGGCAGGGTTTTACCTTCGAGGAATTCCAGGGAGGCGCCGCCGCCGGTGGAGATGTGGCTGAAGCCCTCTTCGTTGAGGCCGAGGGTGCGCACGGAGGCGGCGGAGTCGCCGCCGCCGACGACGCTGAAGCAGCCGTTGGCGGTGGCTTCGATGATGGCTTGGGCGACGCCGCGGGTGCCGTCAGCGAAGGCCGGGAATTCGAAGACGCCCATGGGGCCGTTCCAGAACACGGTCTTGGCGTCGTGGAGGATTGCGGCAAACTTCTTGACGGTTTCGGGTCCGACGTCCAGGGACATCCAGCCGGCGGGGATGCCGTCGAGGTCGACGATCTTCTTTTCTGCGTCCTTGTCGAACTTTTCGGCGGCGACCAGGTCGACGGGCAGCTGGATCTTGTCACCGTAGGTGTCGAGCAGCTTCTTGCAGGTGTCGATCATTTCTTCCTGCAGGAGGGATTCTTGGACGTTGTGGCCCTGGGCGGCCAGGAAGGTGTAGCACATGCCGCCACCGATGATGAGGGTGTCGGTTTTGGGGGCGAGTGCTTCGATGACGCCGAGCTTGTCGGAGACTTTGGAGCCACCGAGGACGACGACGTAGGGCTTGGCCGGTTCGTCGGCGACCTTGTGCAGGACGGTGATTTCTTTTTCAACCAGTCCGCCGGCGTAGTGCGGCAGGCGCTTGGCAACATCGTAGACGGATGCTTGGGCGCGGTGGACGACGCCGAAGCCGTCGGAGACGAAGGCGCCACCTTCGTCGGTCAGGGCGACGAGCTGGTCGGCGAAGGCGCCGCGCTCTGCTTCGTCCTTGGAGGTCTCCCGGGGGTCGAAGCGGACGTTTTCGAGCAGCAGGATGTCGCCGTCGTTGAGACCGTTGGCGCGCTCGTGGGCGTCTTCGCCGACGACGTCGCTGGCCAGGGCAACGTACTGGCCGAGAGCTTCGGACAGTGCTTCGGCGACCGGGGCGAGGGAGAATTTCTCGTTGACTTCACCCTTGGGGCGGCCGAGGTGGGCCATGACGATGACTTTGGCGCCGGCCTCGGACAGGGCCTTGAGGGTGGGCAGGGATGCGTTGATACGACCAGCGTCGGTGATTTCGCGGTTGTCGTTCAGCGGCACGTTAAAGTCGCTGCGAACCAGCACGTAGCGCCCTTCGACACCGTCGTTGATCAGATCTTGCACGTTTTTCACAGCCATGAACTCTCCTCAAGGATGGCTTCCGCCCCTGTTGGGGCGAAAAAAGTTTTGTTTTTTGGGGTGTTGCTGGGGTTTTCCCGACCGACGACAATCTGCGCTGTGCGCGGTGTGCGCGCGGTGCTTTGTGGCGCGCCCCGGTGTGGGTTGGGGTGACCCCATGCCGTATTCGATTATCCCAGATATGGCTACGGCCCGGGGTCGGTGTGCCGGAGCACACCCCCGGGCCGTTAGCGGTGGGTGACGCCGCGCGCGGTGGACGCTGCGGAATCAACGGGTGAATAGTTCCTGCGGGCTGCGGGCACCGCTGTTTAGCGGTGAGGGCAGGCCCGGGAAGGGTCACCCAACGCGCTACCAGCGCGTTGGGTGGAGGGTGCGCGCGAGTTAGAGGCGCTCTGCGACGTACTCGGTGAGGGTGACCAGCTGGTTGGAGTAGCCCCACTCGTTGTCGTACCAGGACACAACCTTGACCTGGTCGCCGATGACCTTGGTCAGGCCGGCGTCGAAGATGGAGGCGTGCGGGTCGGTGACGATGTCGGTGGAGACCAGCGGATCCTCGGAGTAAGCCAGGATGCCCTTGAGGTCGCCCTCAGCGGCTTCCTTGATGGCAGCGTTGACGTCTTCCACGGTGACCGGCTTGGCGGCGGTGAAGGTCAGGTCGGTGGCGGAGCCGGTGGGAACCGGAACGCGCATAGCGTAGCCGTCGAGCTTGCCTTTGAGCTCCGGGAGGACCAGGGCGACAGCCTTAGCTGCACCGGTGGAGGTCGGAACCATGTTGATGGCGGCAGCGCGGGCGCGACGCAGGTCGCGGTGCGGTGCGTCCAGCAGACGCTGGTCGCCGGTGTAGGCGTGAACGGTGGTCATCAGGCCACGCTCGATGCCGAACTTGTCGTTGAGCACCTTTGCCATCGGGGCGAGGCAGTTGGTGGTGCAGGATGCGTTGGAGATGACGTTGTGGTTCTCCGGATCGTAGTCGGTGTGGTTAACACCGACGACGAAGGTGGCGTCCTCGTTCTTGGCGGGAGCGGAGATGATGACCTTCTTGGCGCCGGCCTCGAGGTGGGCCTTGGCGGCGTTGGCGTCGGTGAAGAAGCCAGTGGACTCGATGACGATGTCGACGTTGTGCTCGCCCCACTTCAGATCCTTGGGATCGCGCTCTGCGGAGACGAAGATGCGGTGGCCGTCGACGGTGATGGACTCGTCGTCGAAGGTGACCTCCTTGCCCAGGCGACCCAGGGTGGAGTCGTACTTGAGGAGGTGGGCCAGGGTCTTGTTATCGGTCAGGTCGTTGACAGCAACGATCTCGAGGTCGGCGCCACGCTCAGCGGCGGCGCGGAAGAAGTTACGGCCGATACGACCGAAGCCGTTAATACCAACACGAACAGTCACAGTGTTCTCCTAAGTAGGGTTCGAGGGTTCGCACTCGAGTCGATGCCGGTGGCACCGTTCGGGTGAAAGCCCCATGTGGGAAGATGTCCGGTTTCGTTCACTACTTCGTTGTGTGGCGTCCGGCCATCCGTTGGTTCCCACTGTACTGACGCGCCCCACACGCCGTCGTTCGCGCGCCACGAAAGACCGCTTCACGGGGCTTGCCACGCCCCCATGGGTTTTTTCAACTGTGGTTTCGGGGAATTTTTTGTGGACTTCGAACGCCGGCCAACGCGCCACTCCCCCGTCTCGTACTGGCGTTTTCACCGACACGCACCCTAGTTTGGGGGTGAGGAGAGTGCACGACTCCATATTTTCGGACACTCAGGTGTGTCCCTCAACAACCACCCCACAACCACTGTGAGACTAGACACAATTTGAGCAATAGCCGGTTTCCGACACTCCACACTGTCGTTTTTGGTTCTGCCCGATTGTGTGTGAAACGTGTCCGGATGTGTTCGATCCCCCTCCCCACACGACACCCCACCGGCCACCCAGCCCGTCGCCCCCGCCCCGGGCGCCACCCCAATCCGCCACGGGTCACCCCCACACGGCGCAGCCCCTACTCGTTATCCGCATCCTCCTCCAGCGCCCGCACCGCGGCCTGCGTATCCGGGATCCCCAAATCCTTCGCCCGCTTATCCGCCATGGAAAACAGGCGGCGAATACGGCCCGCGATCGCATCCTTAGTCAACGGTGGATCAGCCAAATGGCCCAACTCCTCCAACGAGGCTTGGCGATGCTCCACACGCAACGCACCCGCCTCCGCCAGGTGCGCCGGCACATCCTCAGCCAAAATCTCCAACGCCCGCTGCGCACGCGCCGCCGAATGCTCCGCAGCCCGCGCCGAACGCCGCGTATTGGCATCATCAAAATTCGCCAAACGATTATTCGGCGCACTCGCCTGCCGGGTGAGACGATGATCCTCCCACATAATCCGGGAAGAATGCGCACCCAAGCGGGTCAACAACGCAGCCACACTATCCGCATCCCGCACTACAACCCGATCCGCACCCCGGGTCTCCTTCGCCTTGCACGCCACATTCAACCGGCGCCCAAAACCCACAAAAGCCATCGCCACCTCAGCACAGGGGCACACCACCTCCAGCGCCGAAGAACGACCCGGATCAGTAATCGACCCCCGCGCCAACAACGCGCCCCGCCAAGCGGCCTCAGCATCACTAATCGTGCCGGTCACCACCGCCGGCGGCATCCCCTTGACCAAAAAACCACTGCGGGTCACAAGGCCCAACTCCCGCACAATCGTCGGCACCTTATCGTGCACATGCAACTCAAAACGCGCAGGCTTACGCCCCGTCCCTGGAATATCCTTCATCGTGGTGTTGCGCACCCCGAACTCCTGCACAAACAACTGCTGCACATATTCAGCGATCGCGCGCGTCGGAAAATCCACACTCAACACCTGCTGTGGCACCTCAGCAGGAGTCATCGACGCCACCCGCACGATGGCAGCCAATTCCGACCGCACGCACTCCTGCGAGTGAGATGCGAGAGCCAGCAGCTCATCTTTCAAAGCGTAGGTGATATCCACAACCAAAAATTTCCTGTTGAATCCAACAAACCGACAAGGCACGTCGCCAAAACAACGTCCGTTCATCATGCCAGAAACCGCACAAAGCCTGCGGCCCCAGGCCACCAACTACCCCTAGCGGGCACACTCCGCAGCCAACGCACGCGCCAGCTTCACCGGATCATGCCGACCGGTCAACGCGCCCGACGCATCCATCTCAGCCACATCGTGCATACACACCGACGCACCCACCCCCGCCGCCGCGCGCGCCAAATGCGTGCGCTCCGACGTGGAGGGAATCGCATTCGAATCGACCACAATCCGATCCACCCTCAAGGCCGGCGCATGCTGCGCCAACATGTGAATGTGGCGTTCGGCCGAAAAACCAGCGGTCTCCCCAGGCTCCGACATCAAATTCAGCACCACCACCTTCAACGCCTGAGAACGAGCAATAGCCTGCACCACATCATCGACCAACACGTGCGGAATCACCGAAGTAAACCACGAGCCGGGGCCCAAGGTCACCATGTCGGCACGCAT encodes the following:
- the tpiA gene encoding triose-phosphate isomerase; protein product: MARKPLIAGNWKMNLNHLEAVHTVQKLAFALPKEYYEKVDVAVTVPFTDLRSVQTLIEADSLQITYGAQDLSQHASGAYTGEISGEMLNKLGCTWVVVGHSERREYHHETDELVAAKARAALDNGISPIVCVGEPLDIREAGTHVDYVVTQTKASLAGLNAEDLAKTVIAYEPVWAIGTGKVASAADAQEVCKAIRETIAELANDDVAAGMRILYGGSVKADSVAEIVGQPDVDGGLVGGASLDGEAFAKLAANAATAI
- a CDS encoding phosphoglycerate kinase, which translates into the protein MAVKNVQDLINDGVEGRYVLVRSDFNVPLNDNREITDAGRINASLPTLKALSEAGAKVIVMAHLGRPKGEVNEKFSLAPVAEALSEALGQYVALASDVVGEDAHERANGLNDGDILLLENVRFDPRETSKDEAERGAFADQLVALTDEGGAFVSDGFGVVHRAQASVYDVAKRLPHYAGGLVEKEITVLHKVADEPAKPYVVVLGGSKVSDKLGVIEALAPKTDTLIIGGGMCYTFLAAQGHNVQESLLQEEMIDTCKKLLDTYGDKIQLPVDLVAAEKFDKDAEKKIVDLDGIPAGWMSLDVGPETVKKFAAILHDAKTVFWNGPMGVFEFPAFADGTRGVAQAIIEATANGCFSVVGGGDSAASVRTLGLNEEGFSHISTGGGASLEFLEGKTLPGVAVLSE
- the gap gene encoding type I glyceraldehyde-3-phosphate dehydrogenase, whose translation is MTVRVGINGFGRIGRNFFRAAAERGADLEIVAVNDLTDNKTLAHLLKYDSTLGRLGKEVTFDDESITVDGHRIFVSAERDPKDLKWGEHNVDIVIESTGFFTDANAAKAHLEAGAKKVIISAPAKNEDATFVVGVNHTDYDPENHNVISNASCTTNCLAPMAKVLNDKFGIERGLMTTVHAYTGDQRLLDAPHRDLRRARAAAINMVPTSTGAAKAVALVLPELKGKLDGYAMRVPVPTGSATDLTFTAAKPVTVEDVNAAIKEAAEGDLKGILAYSEDPLVSTDIVTDPHASIFDAGLTKVIGDQVKVVSWYDNEWGYSNQLVTLTEYVAERL
- the whiA gene encoding DNA-binding protein WhiA, whose protein sequence is MVVDITYALKDELLALASHSQECVRSELAAIVRVASMTPAEVPQQVLSVDFPTRAIAEYVQQLFVQEFGVRNTTMKDIPGTGRKPARFELHVHDKVPTIVRELGLVTRSGFLVKGMPPAVVTGTISDAEAAWRGALLARGSITDPGRSSALEVVCPCAEVAMAFVGFGRRLNVACKAKETRGADRVVVRDADSVAALLTRLGAHSSRIMWEDHRLTRQASAPNNRLANFDDANTRRSARAAEHSAARAQRALEILAEDVPAHLAEAGALRVEHRQASLEELGHLADPPLTKDAIAGRIRRLFSMADKRAKDLGIPDTQAAVRALEEDADNE